One part of the Moraxella sp. FZFQ2102 genome encodes these proteins:
- a CDS encoding DedA family protein: MTHLSDWVLLMMDKLGLFGVALMMFLENVFPPIPSELIMPAAGFAAAMGRMELWLVIAAGTAGSVIGALPLYYLGTLLDEQRLFALMDKYGKYLLLTRDDIIKAQSWFDRYGNSVIFFGRMIPAIRSLISIPAGMARMPMLPFLLLTTLGSAIWSALLAYAGFVLGANYQKVADYIAPISSAVGWIVGVALLFIILIRLKKFLKN, translated from the coding sequence ATGACTCACCTAAGCGACTGGGTGCTACTGATGATGGATAAGCTTGGCTTATTCGGTGTGGCACTGATGATGTTTTTGGAAAATGTTTTTCCGCCCATTCCTTCTGAGCTGATCATGCCTGCTGCTGGCTTTGCGGCGGCGATGGGTCGTATGGAGCTGTGGCTTGTGATTGCTGCAGGGACGGCAGGCTCGGTGATTGGCGCGCTGCCTTTATATTATTTAGGCACTTTGCTTGATGAGCAGCGACTGTTTGCCTTGATGGACAAATACGGCAAATACCTGCTGCTGACGCGCGATGACATCATCAAAGCCCAAAGCTGGTTTGACCGATATGGCAATTCGGTGATTTTCTTTGGACGGATGATTCCTGCCATTCGCTCGCTGATCTCGATTCCTGCAGGCATGGCGCGGATGCCGATGTTGCCGTTTTTGCTACTAACTACGCTAGGCTCAGCCATTTGGTCGGCGCTGCTTGCTTATGCAGGCTTTGTGCTTGGGGCCAATTACCAAAAAGTCGCCGATTATATCGCACCCATCAGCAGTGCGGTTGGCTGGATTGTCGGCGTGGCTTTGCTGTTTATTATTCTTATTCGCTTGAAAAAATTTTTAAAAAATTAA
- the codB gene encoding cytosine permease → MSAVEHDESWLSKTPKSSRKGFLPITLVIFGFTFFTGTMFAGSKIGVAFSFVDILWIAVLGNFLLASYAATLGYISAKSGLNTVLMGRFCFGNIGSKLSDMVLGFAELGWYAWGTATIAISLVKLLNLSEALTIPLMVIFGLGFAVTAIIGSKGLATLAKLSIPVMGVILLLSVVTATKDVGGLQGLLTAEPTEKLTIAQALTIVFGTFASGATQITNWTRTAKSGRSAIWICLVSFMIGNGAMVLAGAWMAIAYQQADIVEVLILQGLSIAAVLMLCLNLATIQGPTIYNVSAAACHLVRSDRHKLMTFAAAIVGIILAVGGMYEMLIPFLVLLGTFMPPIGGVIMADFWIKHRGQYPELWSKLPNFNYLGLGAYVVGSAVAYTSPWFAPIVGIVTAVVVYGAGVKVQQLMHKGQKSSMTLVKS, encoded by the coding sequence ATGTCTGCGGTTGAACATGATGAAAGTTGGCTGAGTAAAACACCTAAGTCCAGCCGAAAAGGATTTTTGCCAATTACTTTGGTGATTTTTGGGTTTACATTTTTTACAGGCACGATGTTCGCTGGCAGTAAGATTGGTGTTGCGTTCAGCTTTGTGGATATCTTGTGGATCGCGGTACTTGGCAACTTTTTATTAGCCAGTTATGCAGCAACTTTGGGATATATCTCTGCCAAAAGCGGTCTGAACACTGTACTGATGGGGCGGTTTTGTTTTGGGAATATTGGTTCAAAGTTATCAGACATGGTGCTTGGCTTTGCTGAGCTTGGTTGGTATGCATGGGGTACGGCAACCATTGCGATTTCACTGGTAAAATTACTGAACTTATCCGAGGCGCTTACCATTCCTTTGATGGTTATATTTGGACTTGGGTTCGCAGTGACGGCGATTATCGGCTCAAAAGGCTTGGCGACTTTGGCGAAATTATCCATCCCAGTGATGGGCGTGATTTTGTTGCTGTCGGTGGTGACCGCAACCAAAGATGTTGGTGGCTTACAAGGACTGCTAACCGCTGAGCCGACTGAGAAATTGACCATCGCACAAGCACTGACCATTGTTTTTGGTACTTTTGCTTCAGGTGCAACGCAGATCACCAACTGGACACGCACCGCCAAAAGTGGCAGATCGGCGATTTGGATTTGTTTGGTGAGTTTTATGATTGGTAATGGTGCGATGGTGCTGGCAGGAGCATGGATGGCGATCGCTTATCAGCAGGCGGATATTGTTGAGGTATTGATCTTGCAAGGTTTATCAATCGCTGCTGTACTGATGCTGTGTCTGAATCTTGCCACCATCCAAGGACCAACTATTTATAATGTCTCGGCAGCTGCGTGCCATCTTGTGCGCTCAGATCGACACAAGCTGATGACTTTCGCTGCAGCGATCGTGGGTATTATCTTGGCCGTTGGTGGTATGTATGAGATGCTGATTCCGTTTTTGGTACTACTTGGGACTTTTATGCCACCGATTGGCGGTGTGATTATGGCGGACTTTTGGATTAAGCATCGTGGTCAGTATCCAGAATTATGGAGCAAGTTGCCGAATTTTAATTATCTGGGTTTGGGTGCGTATGTGGTTGGCTCGGCAGTGGCTTATACCAGTCCGTGGTTTGCGCCGATTGTCGGTATCGTAACAGCGGTGGTGGTGTATGGAGCAGGGGTCAAAGTCCAGCAACTGATGCACAAAGGTCAAAAATCATCAATGACTTTGGTCAAATCTTAA